CCGACAGCGGCATATCGAACCGGTCCGTCCGGAGGAGACCGAGCCCGAACAGCACGGCCCCCGCGACCGGAATCCAGTTGCCGAACCACGCGTTGATCCCGCCCCAGAGGATGACAAAGGAGACCAGGTCGTCCAGCAGGAACTCACAGTCCGCCAGCCGATTCAAGAGCGCGCGCCGGTCGTAGCCCCAGTCGAGCGCGAGGGTCGCGACCGTCGCCGAGAGGACCCAGCCGGCGTAGTTCGAGAGCGGCACGCCGTAGAACGCGCCGCCGCTCGGGTAGACCCAGAAGCCGAGCGCGACCGCCCCGGGGTCGAGGACGACGTCCATCGCCAGCACCGCGGCGATGACCGCGGCCAATCTGACCCCGGTCCGCGCGGCGCGCTCGCCGAGCAGGAGCAGACAGAGGAGATAGGAGTTCATCACCAAGGGGATGAAGAAGATCGGAAGCCCCAGCGGGACGCCCGCGACGATCGGCCCGAGGTCGACCCCGTAGAAGAAGTCCCCGTAGGGAATCCCGGTGTGAACGCCCAGGTACTCGATCCCGTACGCGTAGAGCGTCAAGGCGCCGACGCCGGCCGCCGCTCGCCGGTCGGTGATCGGGAGGACGCCGACGACGAGCGGCGAGCGCATCACCGCCGTCCCCAGGAGGATCAGCAGGCCGTTGAACGCCAGCGGCTCGGGCAGGACGCCCTCGGCGCTGGCCAAGAGGAGCACGATCCCGTTGAGGGGGAAGAACACCGAGATGGTAAAGCGGTTCTCGCGGACGAGGCGTTCCAGCCGGCGCTCCCACTCCGCACGGAAGCGAGGGAGACCGGCGCGGAGCGAGCCCAGGCGCGAAGAGTCGACCGACTCCCGCGACTCCGGCGGGTCAGGCATTGACGAGCCTCCAGAGCGCGCCGAGAGTGAGAAGCGTCCCGACGGCGGTGTTGACGACGGGATACCACCAGTACGCCCGGTCGACGTCGACATCCGAGAGATAGATCGCGAACACCAACACCGGGTACGCCGCGAGGAGGAGGCCGATGCGACCGTCGACCAGTCCGAAGACGGCCGCCGCGGCGAGCCAGCACGCGAGGCAGTACGCGAGCGTCCGGCGCTCGCCGAGGAACGTCGCCGTCGTCCTGATCCCGGCCTCGCGGTCGGGTTCGATGTCGGGGATCGCCGAGAAGGTGTGCATCCCCATCGTCCAGAGCCACGCGGCGGCGACCGCCGCCAGCGGCGGATGCGAGCCCGCGACGGCGGCGTAGGCGGCCGCGCCCGGCAGGACGTAGAGCCCGTTCGACAGCGAGTCGAGGAAGGGCGTCGTCTTGAAGCGCAGCGGCGGCGCCGAGTACTGGAAGCCGAGCAGGAAGAAGCCCGCGAGGTACGGCCACGCGAGCGTGGGCGTAGCGGCGAACGTGGCCGCGCCCAGGAGCGTCGAGGCGACGACGACCGCGGCGACGACCGTATCGCCCCGCCAGCGCGCCTCTCGATCCGACTTCTTGGGGTTCTCGGTGTCGACGTCGGCGTCGAAGACGTCGTTGACGCCGTAGAGGAAGACGTTCGCCGGCAGGAGAAAGTACGCGAACAGCCCCACGGTGAGCGGCGTGAACAGCCCGCCCGTCGAGTCGACGCCGAACGCGACGCCGACGACGACCGGGCCCGCGAGGTAGAGCCAAAAGCGCGGCCGCGACAGCGTCAGCAGGTAGCGCACTCGCCCGAAGGTTCCCCCGGACATATCAGTTCAGCCCGCCCGCTCGGCCATCGCTTCCGCCGTTAGCTCGCCGCTGATGAGACACATCGGCACGCCGATGCCGGGCGTCGTGAACGCGCCCGTGAAGTAGAGGCCCTCGACGGCCTCCGATCTGTGGGGCGGCCGGAACAGCGCGGTCTGTCTGAGCGTGTGGGCGAGCCCCAGCGCGGTCCCCTTCGTGGCGTTGTAGCGCTCGGCGAAGTCGGAGACGCAGAAGGACTCCTCGACGACGATCCGGTCCCGGAGGTCGACGCCGGTGTGCTCGGCGATGTCGTCGAGGACGAGGTCGCGGTACTCCTGCCGCATCTCCGGGGTGTCCTCCAGCCCGGCCGCGATGGGCACGAGCGCGAAGAGGTTCGAGTGGCCCTCGGGCGCGACGTCGTCGTCGGTCTCGGAGGGAACACAGAGGTAGTACGCCGGGTCGTCGGGCCACGCCGGGTCGTCGAAGATCTGCTCGAAGTGCGCGTCCCAGTCGGTCGGCAGGACCAGGGTGTGGTGTTCGAGCGGGTCGACGTCGCCCTCGACGCCCAGATAGAGGAGGAACGCCGAGGGCGCGTAGGTCCGCGACTCCCAGTAGTCCTCGTCGTACTGGCGCTTCCCCTCGTCGAGGAGCTCCATCTCCGTGTGCCGGTAGTCGGCGTCGCTGACGACGTAGTCGGGGAACCACTCCGCGCCGGACTCGGTGCGGACGGCGAAGGCGCCCTCGCGGCCTTTGATCTCCGCGACCGGGCTGTCGAGGCGGTAGTCCACGCCGAGTTCCCTTCCCATCTCCGCGATGCCGTCGACGACGCCGCCGAGGCCGTTCTCGGGGTAGTACACGCCCATATTGAAGTCGACGTGGCTCATCAGATTGTAGAGCGCCGGGGTGTTGTTCGGCGCGCCGCCGAGGAACACCAGCGTGTACTGCATTATCTGCTGGAGCTTCGGATGCTCGAAGTACTCTTCGACGTGGTCCTGCATCGAGCCGACGAGCGAGAGCCCGCGGGCCTGCTTTGCGACGTCCCAGTCTATGAAGTCCGAAAGCGAGCTCCGGTCCTCGTAGACGAAGTGTTCCATTCCCACCTCGTAGTTCGTCTTCGACTTCTCCAGGTACTCGTCGAAGCGCTCGCCCGCGCCGGGCTCGTAGGACTCGAACACCTGTCGGTTCCGTTCGAGGTCCGGGACCATGTCCACGCGGTCGCCGTCCTTGAAGAAGATCCGGTAGTGCGGATCCAGGCGGGTGAGGTCGTAGTAGTCCGACGGCTCGCGGCCGAAGTGCGAGAAGAACCGCTCGAAGACGTCGGGCATCAGGTACCACGAGGGGCCCATATCGAACCGGAAGCCCTCGACCTCCAGCCGGCTGGCGCGGCCGCCCAGCTGGCCGTTCTTCTCCAGGAGGGTGACCTCCGCGCCCGCGTCCGCGAGGTAGCACGCCGTCGAGAGGCCGCCGAAGCCGCCGCCGATCACGACGACGTCGGCGCCGGCGAGCGCGTCGAGGTCCGGGGGAGTGTCCATAGCGGGTCGTGGGGCGTCGAAACCATAAATCGACTGACCGAGCGGGTCGCCGAGGCTCCCGGCGGCGAGAATCTTTACCTGCGAACGGACCCAGGAGTCGATATGACGCTCACCGACGCGACGGTCGTCGTGACGGGCGCGAGTCGAGGAATCGGCCGGGCGCTCCTGGGAGCGTTCGCCGGCGAGGGCGCCGCAGTCGTCGGCTGTGCGCGGGACGTCGACGCGCTCGACGAGGCCGTCGCCGACGCGCGGGCGACGCGGGAAGCCGCCGACGCCGAGCGCGACGCGCCGATCGAGGGCGTCCGCGCCGACGTGCGGGTCGCCACCGACGTCGAGCGGGCGATGGACGTCGCCGACGGGATCGGCCCCGGAGACGGAGTCGACGTCGTGGTGGCGAACGCGGGCGTCAACCACGGCGATCCCGGCGAGATGCCGATCCACGAGGAGTCCTACGACCGCTTCGACGACACGGTCCAGACGAACCTCCGCGGGGTCTTCGCGGCCGCGAAGGAGGGGCTCGCGCGGATGCCGGCCGACGGGCGCTTGCTCGTGCCGTCGGGGTCCGTCGCCGTCGACGCCAAGCCGGGGATGGGCGCGTACGCGGTCTCGAAGGCGGCCGCCGAAGCCGTGATCCGGCAGGTCGCTGCCGACGCCGACCAGACCGCGGCGGTCGTCGATCCCGGGATCGTCGAGACCGATCTCAGCGGTCCCGGCGGGCGCGCGCCCGAAGACGTCGCGCCGATGTTCGTGTGGGCCGCCGGCGAGGCCGACGCCGAGGAGATCGACGGCGAACGCGTCGATCTCCGGACCTGGAAGCGGGCGACGCGATCGCGGTGAGGCGGCTTTCCGACGCCGAATCCGGAGTAGTCTGCCGCGACGCCTCGCTCCGACACGCTTATTAAAACGAGCGTTCGTGTTATGAACGTGAGCGTTATTAATTCGGACGGCGGCTTTCATATCCGCGATCGGATCTCGACGGTCGGGCTCCTCGCGACGCTGGTGTTGGTGGGGCTTTCGATCCTCGCGGTCGCGATGAGCATCGAGAACCACGGGAAGCTGGTCGGGATCTCGTGGGTCGCGTTCCTGGCGATGGCGTTGGCGGCGCCGCTCGGAGCGCGGACGAGAGCCGAGAGCGGCGGCGCGCTGGTGTGGGGCTACGGGCTCGCCGCGGGCGCGATGGTGACGAGCGCGGCCGTCTTCCTGGTCCCGCAGGCGATCGGCCAGCACCCGCAGTGGGGCGGCTTCGGCGTCGCGTTCGGCCTGCTCGCGGGCTTTGCCTCCCACACGGTCGGGCATCGACTCGCCCATATGGACCTCCCGATCGACCGGACGGTCGCGGAACTGACCGCCCACGCCTTCTCCGCGGGCGCCATCATCGGCATCATCTACGGGAACATGCCCGAACTCGGGGCGTTGCTGGGGCTGGCGATCGTCTCCCACAAGGGACCCGCGGGCTACGCCGCCGCCCGGCGGCTCGCGAACGCCGGCCGGAACGCGTCGATCCTCCTCCTGCCCGCGACGGGCGTCGGGATCGCCGGCATCGCCACCTCGATGATCGCGCTGCCCGCGTCGGGGCCGGTCCGCGGCCTCGTCTTCGGCTTCGCGGCCGGCGTCTTCCTCCACGTCGCGATGGACTTCCTGCCCCGGTGTGAGATCGGCAGCGAGATCCACAGTATGCTGTCTGTCTCGGGCGACGCCCACGCGGTGCTGGACCGCCTCCGGGTCCACGCCGTCGTCTCGACGTCGATCGGCGGCCTCGTCGTCCTCGCGGCGTGGCTCGTCATCGCCTGAACGACGCGCCACGCCACCAGTTTTTCCGACTCACTCCGTCCCGGCGTACTCGCGGAGCACCGCCGACTCGGCCTTCCGGACCAGTTCGCCCGCGGTGCTCGTCGCGCAGTCGAGCGCGGCGGCGACGTCCACGATGCTCCCGGTCCGCGGGACCTCGTAGTAGCCGACCGACACCGCGGCGTCGAGCGCCGCGGCCTGCCGCTCTGTGAGCCGCGAGGGCGACGAGGACCTCGCGAACGGGCGAACGCGCTCGATCTCGATCGCTCCGAGCGCCGACAGCGACTCCCGGAGGTCCGAGAGCGCCGACGCCTCGCCGACGGCCTCGAAGGTCACCGGCCCTGAAGACGAAAAGACGACCGGCGGGACGAAGATCACGGCCGCGTCTGCGACGACTTCCAAGACGGGATCGGGGAACTCGTAGGCCGCCTGGCTGAGGAAGGCGTAGGTACCCCCGCCGTCGCGGACGAGCGAGCGCTCGGCGAGCGACTCGATCGCCGAGAGCACCGCGCGGACGGCGTCGGGATCCGCGTCGAACCACAGCAGCGTCGTCGCGTCCGCGGTCGGACTCCACATCAGCAACTCCGCACGCGAAACCGAATCGGTATCGACGACCGCCCGGTGGAGGGGATGCCGGAGGCGGTCCGGGTACTCGATCGAGAACTGGACCTGCTTCATTCGGCGCTGAGCCGACGTTCGCCCGGTCGGACCATCAATCATCGTGTTCGGTTCGCGGTCTGCTGATCTCGCCGCCGCGACGATTCGTAGTGATTACTCTCACCGTTTACCGCCGAACGCGACGCCCGGTGACGGCGCTCGGCGGTAAGAGACGAGAGTAATCACTATCAGGCCGGCGACGCCGCCAGCTCCCGCTCGTCCCGCTGTGCGCCCACCACGTCCGGCACGGCGCGCAGGAGCGCGCCGAGGTGGTCGGCGCCCTCGTACTCGTCGAACGCCGCCCCCGGGAAGTGATCGGCGAATCGACGGGCGCCGTCGATCGGCACGTTCGCGTCGCGACTCCCGTGGTGGAATCGGACGGCGATCGGCGGTCCGTCCGTCGCAGGGTCCCACCGAGCGGCGTGGCGGAACTCGACGGCGGCGGCCGCCGCGTCGCCGCCGACGGCTTCCAGGAAGTCGGCCTTGACGACCGCCGCCGCGTCCTCGGGGACGTCGTCGGCGCCGTCGGTGGTGTACTGGGCGACGACGGCCGCGGGGTCCAGCTGGGCGGAGAGCCACGCCTGACCGCGGAGAAGAGCTTGGAGAAGCGCGGGCGTCGACCGCGCCATCCGGTGGAGAAGCCGCTGAATCGGCGGCGTCTCGTCGGATAGCGCCGGGGGCACGGCGCCGGAGACGACGTCGAGCCGATCGAAGCGCTCGGGGTGTCGAGTCGCCGCCGCGAGGCCGTAGGGCGCGCCGCCGGAGAACGCGACGAGGCCGGCAGAAGCGACGTCGGCGTCGTCGAGGACCGCGACGAGCGCGTCCGCCGTCTCCTCGATTGTCCTGTCGGGCCACGGGTCCGACGCCCCGTATCCCAGGCGGTCGGGTGCGAACACTCGGACCTCGTGCTCTCGTGCGGCCGCATCGAGCAGCCGCCCCAGCAGACGGGAGCCGGGCGTCCCGTGGAGGAACAGGAGCGGTGTGCCGTCCGGGTCGCCGTATTCGGCGTACGCGACCGCTCGATCGCCGACCCGGACGACTCGGAGGGGTGCGTCGCCGTCGGTCTCGTTCGTCGGTGAGCGCGTGATCGTCATCGTCCTGGCGATGGATACGTGTGGTATCCGGGTGTCAATACTGCCGGATGAGTCCGGTGATTTATATTCTGGGTCCGAATCCGGACGCATTCTCCGCAAGCGACCCGATTCACAACGTCGGCGCCCGGAGTCGGCGTATGCGACTCACGGACGGCGTGTACGGCCTGGAACTGGACGTCGCGTTCGCCGGGCGGGAGCTCACGATCAGGCCCGTCGCGGTCGAGACGCCGCGCGGACTCGTCCTCCTCGACGTCGGACTTCCCGGCGGCCGCGAGGACCTCCGCGAGGCGCTCGCGGCCGAGGGGCTCGCGCTCGACGACGTCTGGGCGGTCGCGGTGACTCACCAGGACCTCGACCACGCGGGGTGTCTGGCGGCCGTCGTCGAGGAGACCGGTGCGGTGGTGATCGCCCACGAGGCCGACGCGCCCTATCTCGAAGGCGAGCGCGAGCTCATCAAAGGCGGGGACGACCGCCCCGACTTCGAGCCAGTCACGGTCGATTTAGAGATCGTGGGCGGCGAGACGTTCGCGACCGCGGCGGGCCCGATGTGCGCGGTCCACACGCCCGGTCACACCCCGGGACACACCTCTTACTTCCTTCCCGAGCCGGGGGTGCTCGCGGCCGCCGACGCGCTCAACGTCGTCGACGGCGCGCTCTCGGGGCCGCGCGAGGACGCGACGCCCGATCCGGAGACGGCCTGGGAGAGCGTCGCCGACCTGGCCGAACTCGACGTCGAGCGGACGTTCTGCTTCCACGGGGGCCACATCGAGGCCGGCCGCGAGGAGATCCGGGAGCTGGCTCGGGACCGAGGGCGCTGAGGCCGCTCAGAACCCGTAGTCGCGCTGTTCGTGCTGGACGCTCACCCACTTCGGGCGGGTGAACTCGTGGATGACTTCCTCGGCGTTGAACGCGCCGATGCCGGAGGCGCCGACGCCGCCGAACGGCATGTGGGGCTCCTCGTTGATCGGCTGGTCGTTGACGTGGATCATCCCCGTCTCGACGCGTTTTGCGATCTCGCGGCCGCGGCCGGTGTCGCCGGCGTAGACGCTCCCGGAGAGCCCGTAGTCGGTGGCGTTGGCGATCTCGACCGCTTCGTCGACATCGCTGGCCTTGATGACCGGTGCGACGGGTCCGAAGTGCTCGTTGCACGCGGTCGGCATATCGTTCGTGACGTCCGCGAGGACGGTCGGTTCGAGGACCAGCGAGTCCTCGACGCCGTCGAGTTCGTGGGCCTCGTTGCCGGTCACGAGCGTCGCGCCCGCGTCGACGGTGTCCTGGATGTAGTCGAGGATCTGGTCGCGCTGTGACTCGTTGATGATCGGGCCGACGATGTTCTCGGGGTCGTGGACGCTCCCGGTCGGGATCCCCTCGGCGTAGCCCGCGAGGATCTCGACGTACTGGTCGTAGACGTCCTCGTGGACGATGTGGCGGTTGATCGAGATGCAGATCTGTCCCGAGTGGATGAACGACCCGAACGCGCCGGCCTCGGCCGCGTCCTCGACGTCGGCGTCGGCGGTGACGATGTGGGCGTTGTTGCCGCCGAGCTCCATCGCGGGCGCCGCGAGGTTGCGGGCGGCCATCGACGCGACCTCCCGTCCGACGGGGGTCGAGCCGGTGAACGCGACCACGTCGGCGTCGGGGTGGCCGGCGACGGCGTCGCCGATCGCCGAGCCCGTGCCGGTGACGACGTTGAGCACGCCGTCGGGGAGGCCGACGTCCTCGAACAGCTCCGCGATGAGGAGGCCGCCCGTGACGGGCGTCTCCGAGGAGGGCTTGAGGACGACCGAGTTCCCCATCGCGATCGCGGGTGCGACCGCCCGCATCGTGAGGACGAGCGGGAAGTTCCACGGCGTGATGGCAGAGACGATCCCCTCGGGCCGCCGCTCGACGACGTTCTCCTTGCCGGGGATGTTCGAGCCCGCGTGTTCGCCCTTCATCCGCGAGGGGAACGTCGCCGCCTCCGCCATCTGGGCGACCGTGTTCTCGGTCTCGATGTTCGCCTTCGCCATCGAGGAGCCGCCCTCCGAGAGCAGGAGTTGGACCGTCTCGTCGAAGCGCTCTTCGAGGTTGTTCATCGCCTCCAGTACCGCTTCCTGTCGCCGCCCGGGCGCCGCGTCGGCCCACTCCTCCTGGGCGCGGGCCGCGGCCTCGTAGGCCGCGTCGACGTCCGCCTCGGTCGCGGCAGGCACCTCGAAGAGCGTCTCGCGCGTGGAGGGATCCGTCACCGCGAGCGTCTCCCCCGACGACGCGGACACCCACTCGCCGTCGATGTACTGTCGGGACCACTCGCTTTCGGCTGAAGTTGTCGCCATATAACGAAAGAATATGATTATCGTACTTAGGTGTTCACCTCGCGGACAATACCGACTCAACTCAGACGGCGACCGAGAGCGGTATATTCGTCAGATTCGCCGATATTGTCGGTTGGAAACGATCGAAATCCGCCTATGTCGGTTTTATTAGTAAATGGCCGATATTGCCGGCCATATACATATATCGACGAAAAAATCGGATTGTTACGAAAACTGTCCGAAAGCGTCGCTCAGATCTTCAGGACGCTGTGGACGTCCTCGCCGCCGAGGAGGTTGTCGTAGGCGTCGTTGATCTCTTCGAGGTCGTACTCGCGGGTGATGAGTTCGTCGAGGTAGTAGTCCCCGTCGAGGTAGCGGTCGATGACCTCGCCCGTCGTTTGCCGGGGGCTCGCGCCGCCGTAGAGACAGCCCTTCATCTCGCGCTCGCCGTCGAGGAGTTGCTGGGGCGAGATCGGGATGCTCTCGGCGGCCGACCCCGCGGTGATGATGAGTTCGCCGCGCGGGCCCAGGAGGGGAACGAGGTCGGCGACGAGCTCGCCGCTGGCGACGCCGACAGAGAGGATGACCGCGTCGGCGCCGAAGGGATCGGCGTCGCGGACGACCGATTCGAGGTCCGTCTCCTCGGGGTCGACGGCGCGGTCCGCGCCGAACTCCAGGGCCTTCTCGCGCTTCATCGCGACGGGGTCGCTCGCGATCACCGTCCCCGCGCCGGCGTGGGTCGCGCCCTGGACGGCGTTCAGACCGACGTTGCCCGCGCCGACGACGACGACGGTGTCGTTGGGCTCGATGTCCGCGCGGTGTGCGCCCGACCCGTAGCCCGTCACGACGCCGCAGCCGATGATCGAGGCGACGTCGGTCGGGAGTTCGTCCGGGATCGGGTAGACCTCCGACTCGGGGACGACGACCTCCTCGGCGAAGGTCCCGAGCGTGAGGAACTGCGCGAGGTCCTCGTCGCCGTCGTGGAACCGACAGGTGTCGTCGAGCAGGTGGCCCTCGTAGAGGCTCTCGCCGCCGCGGACACAGAGATGCTGCATCCCCTTGACGCACATCTCGCAGACGCCGCAGGCGGGGACCCACAGCGTGAGGACGCGGTCGCCGGGTTCGACGCCCGTGACGCCGGGGCCGACCTCGACGACTCGCCCGGCGCCCTCGTGACCCGCGACGACGGGATAGTTCCGCTGGAGGGCGCCCTCGACGGCGTGCCAGTCCGTGTGGCACGCGCCCGCGTACTCGATCTCGACGCGTACCTCGCCCGCCTTGGGATCGTCCAGTTCGACGTCCTTCACCGTGAATCCGTCCGTGTCCGGTTCGTCGACCAACGCGGCTGTGACAGTGCGTGACATCACATCAGACCGCGTGATCGATCGAAATAAGTGTAATTATTATTTAATTCACTCCGGCCGAAGTTAATGTATCGTGCGCGGCAGTCCGAGCCCAGTTATTAACTTAAACGACATATATTATTAGAAGGTGCGATTTCACGGCAGATTTATAGCAGCGATATTAATAAGACCGGAGCCACTCGGTTCACGTAATGACAGAATCGACCGGAGAAAACGAGGCCGCAGACGACCACGAAGCGCCCGACGTCGAGGGAAATCGGGGACGTCCGGACGCGTCCGGCGAGCGCGCGACGGCGACGTTCGAGGTCCCCGAGATGGACTGTCCGTCCTGCGCGGGGAAGGTCGAGTCGGCGCTCGCCGGGGCCGCGGGCGTCGACGACGTCGACCCGCGGGTCGCGAGCGGGACGCTCACGGTCGCCTACGACGCGGCCGAGACGGACGTCGCCGCCATCGGGGACCACATCGAACGGGCGGGCT
This is a stretch of genomic DNA from Halobellus sp. MBLA0158. It encodes these proteins:
- the cruF gene encoding bisanhydrobacterioruberin hydratase — protein: MPDPPESRESVDSSRLGSLRAGLPRFRAEWERRLERLVRENRFTISVFFPLNGIVLLLASAEGVLPEPLAFNGLLILLGTAVMRSPLVVGVLPITDRRAAAGVGALTLYAYGIEYLGVHTGIPYGDFFYGVDLGPIVAGVPLGLPIFFIPLVMNSYLLCLLLLGERAARTGVRLAAVIAAVLAMDVVLDPGAVALGFWVYPSGGAFYGVPLSNYAGWVLSATVATLALDWGYDRRALLNRLADCEFLLDDLVSFVILWGGINAWFGNWIPVAGAVLFGLGLLRTDRFDMPLSGGLATLRR
- a CDS encoding prenyltransferase: MSGGTFGRVRYLLTLSRPRFWLYLAGPVVVGVAFGVDSTGGLFTPLTVGLFAYFLLPANVFLYGVNDVFDADVDTENPKKSDREARWRGDTVVAAVVVASTLLGAATFAATPTLAWPYLAGFFLLGFQYSAPPLRFKTTPFLDSLSNGLYVLPGAAAYAAVAGSHPPLAAVAAAWLWTMGMHTFSAIPDIEPDREAGIRTTATFLGERRTLAYCLACWLAAAAVFGLVDGRIGLLLAAYPVLVFAIYLSDVDVDRAYWWYPVVNTAVGTLLTLGALWRLVNA
- a CDS encoding phytoene desaturase family protein, yielding MDTPPDLDALAGADVVVIGGGFGGLSTACYLADAGAEVTLLEKNGQLGGRASRLEVEGFRFDMGPSWYLMPDVFERFFSHFGREPSDYYDLTRLDPHYRIFFKDGDRVDMVPDLERNRQVFESYEPGAGERFDEYLEKSKTNYEVGMEHFVYEDRSSLSDFIDWDVAKQARGLSLVGSMQDHVEEYFEHPKLQQIMQYTLVFLGGAPNNTPALYNLMSHVDFNMGVYYPENGLGGVVDGIAEMGRELGVDYRLDSPVAEIKGREGAFAVRTESGAEWFPDYVVSDADYRHTEMELLDEGKRQYDEDYWESRTYAPSAFLLYLGVEGDVDPLEHHTLVLPTDWDAHFEQIFDDPAWPDDPAYYLCVPSETDDDVAPEGHSNLFALVPIAAGLEDTPEMRQEYRDLVLDDIAEHTGVDLRDRIVVEESFCVSDFAERYNATKGTALGLAHTLRQTALFRPPHRSEAVEGLYFTGAFTTPGIGVPMCLISGELTAEAMAERAG
- a CDS encoding SDR family oxidoreductase; protein product: MTLTDATVVVTGASRGIGRALLGAFAGEGAAVVGCARDVDALDEAVADARATREAADAERDAPIEGVRADVRVATDVERAMDVADGIGPGDGVDVVVANAGVNHGDPGEMPIHEESYDRFDDTVQTNLRGVFAAAKEGLARMPADGRLLVPSGSVAVDAKPGMGAYAVSKAAAEAVIRQVAADADQTAAVVDPGIVETDLSGPGGRAPEDVAPMFVWAAGEADAEEIDGERVDLRTWKRATRSR
- a CDS encoding ZIP family metal transporter → MRDRISTVGLLATLVLVGLSILAVAMSIENHGKLVGISWVAFLAMALAAPLGARTRAESGGALVWGYGLAAGAMVTSAAVFLVPQAIGQHPQWGGFGVAFGLLAGFASHTVGHRLAHMDLPIDRTVAELTAHAFSAGAIIGIIYGNMPELGALLGLAIVSHKGPAGYAAARRLANAGRNASILLLPATGVGIAGIATSMIALPASGPVRGLVFGFAAGVFLHVAMDFLPRCEIGSEIHSMLSVSGDAHAVLDRLRVHAVVSTSIGGLVVLAAWLVIA
- a CDS encoding helix-turn-helix domain-containing protein, yielding MKQVQFSIEYPDRLRHPLHRAVVDTDSVSRAELLMWSPTADATTLLWFDADPDAVRAVLSAIESLAERSLVRDGGGTYAFLSQAAYEFPDPVLEVVADAAVIFVPPVVFSSSGPVTFEAVGEASALSDLRESLSALGAIEIERVRPFARSSSPSRLTERQAAALDAAVSVGYYEVPRTGSIVDVAAALDCATSTAGELVRKAESAVLREYAGTE
- a CDS encoding alpha/beta fold hydrolase codes for the protein MTITRSPTNETDGDAPLRVVRVGDRAVAYAEYGDPDGTPLLFLHGTPGSRLLGRLLDAAAREHEVRVFAPDRLGYGASDPWPDRTIEETADALVAVLDDADVASAGLVAFSGGAPYGLAAATRHPERFDRLDVVSGAVPPALSDETPPIQRLLHRMARSTPALLQALLRGQAWLSAQLDPAAVVAQYTTDGADDVPEDAAAVVKADFLEAVGGDAAAAAVEFRHAARWDPATDGPPIAVRFHHGSRDANVPIDGARRFADHFPGAAFDEYEGADHLGALLRAVPDVVGAQRDERELAASPA
- a CDS encoding MBL fold metallo-hydrolase, yielding MRLTDGVYGLELDVAFAGRELTIRPVAVETPRGLVLLDVGLPGGREDLREALAAEGLALDDVWAVAVTHQDLDHAGCLAAVVEETGAVVIAHEADAPYLEGERELIKGGDDRPDFEPVTVDLEIVGGETFATAAGPMCAVHTPGHTPGHTSYFLPEPGVLAAADALNVVDGALSGPREDATPDPETAWESVADLAELDVERTFCFHGGHIEAGREEIRELARDRGR
- a CDS encoding aldehyde dehydrogenase family protein yields the protein MATTSAESEWSRQYIDGEWVSASSGETLAVTDPSTRETLFEVPAATEADVDAAYEAAARAQEEWADAAPGRRQEAVLEAMNNLEERFDETVQLLLSEGGSSMAKANIETENTVAQMAEAATFPSRMKGEHAGSNIPGKENVVERRPEGIVSAITPWNFPLVLTMRAVAPAIAMGNSVVLKPSSETPVTGGLLIAELFEDVGLPDGVLNVVTGTGSAIGDAVAGHPDADVVAFTGSTPVGREVASMAARNLAAPAMELGGNNAHIVTADADVEDAAEAGAFGSFIHSGQICISINRHIVHEDVYDQYVEILAGYAEGIPTGSVHDPENIVGPIINESQRDQILDYIQDTVDAGATLVTGNEAHELDGVEDSLVLEPTVLADVTNDMPTACNEHFGPVAPVIKASDVDEAVEIANATDYGLSGSVYAGDTGRGREIAKRVETGMIHVNDQPINEEPHMPFGGVGASGIGAFNAEEVIHEFTRPKWVSVQHEQRDYGF
- a CDS encoding alcohol dehydrogenase catalytic domain-containing protein — translated: MSRTVTAALVDEPDTDGFTVKDVELDDPKAGEVRVEIEYAGACHTDWHAVEGALQRNYPVVAGHEGAGRVVEVGPGVTGVEPGDRVLTLWVPACGVCEMCVKGMQHLCVRGGESLYEGHLLDDTCRFHDGDEDLAQFLTLGTFAEEVVVPESEVYPIPDELPTDVASIIGCGVVTGYGSGAHRADIEPNDTVVVVGAGNVGLNAVQGATHAGAGTVIASDPVAMKREKALEFGADRAVDPEETDLESVVRDADPFGADAVILSVGVASGELVADLVPLLGPRGELIITAGSAAESIPISPQQLLDGEREMKGCLYGGASPRQTTGEVIDRYLDGDYYLDELITREYDLEEINDAYDNLLGGEDVHSVLKI